From the genome of Streptomyces sp. NBC_01260, one region includes:
- a CDS encoding dienelactone hydrolase family protein, giving the protein MPTKMLHIPTADGEADAFAAFPDGGEQHPGVLMYADGFGIRPVLREMARELAGHGYYVLVPNFFYRHGPTPVIELPEYIGEEARPAVFAQLMPLIEAHTAERSLSDADAFLRFLTAQPEVGAGPVAVTGYCIGGLLAMRTAAAHPGQVAAVAAFHGPVGVEGPDSLRRLTAEVHLGHAEGDMTPEALGKLNQTLDAAGVDYTSEIYPGTVHGFTMSDTDAFDPAALQHHWDRLLPLLDRTLISS; this is encoded by the coding sequence ATGCCCACCAAGATGCTGCACATTCCCACCGCGGACGGCGAGGCCGACGCTTTCGCCGCCTTCCCCGACGGTGGTGAGCAGCACCCAGGGGTGCTGATGTACGCGGACGGCTTCGGCATCCGGCCCGTGCTGCGGGAGATGGCCCGCGAACTGGCCGGGCACGGGTACTACGTACTCGTCCCCAATTTCTTCTACCGGCACGGACCGACACCGGTGATCGAACTTCCCGAGTACATCGGAGAAGAGGCCCGGCCCGCGGTCTTCGCCCAGCTGATGCCCTTGATCGAGGCGCACACCGCCGAACGGTCCCTGAGCGACGCCGACGCCTTCCTCAGGTTCCTCACCGCTCAGCCCGAGGTCGGCGCCGGACCGGTCGCGGTGACCGGTTACTGCATCGGCGGCCTCCTGGCGATGCGCACCGCCGCGGCCCACCCCGGCCAGGTGGCCGCCGTTGCCGCATTCCACGGTCCCGTGGGCGTCGAAGGGCCCGACAGCCTGCGCCGCCTCACCGCCGAGGTCCACCTCGGCCACGCCGAAGGCGACATGACGCCGGAGGCCCTCGGCAAGCTCAACCAGACCCTGGACGCCGCGGGGGTCGACTACACCTCCGAGATCTACCCCGGCACCGTCCACGGCTTCACCATGTCCGACACCGACGCCTTCGACCCCGCCGCACTGCAGCATCACTGGGACCGTCTGCTGCCCCTCCTCGACCGGACTCTGATCAGCAGCTGA
- a CDS encoding alpha/beta hydrolase has product MQSLHFTAEPSSNGMVERDFTVGDVPGILWSPASGADRAPPWPIRTRGAHKKHLAMVGRAHSLVTGCGFHVAVIGAHDKQEIAELRKARAAGELEGPIIVRYNARLAEFAVPEWQATPDALQELPEIGADGPVGYVGIDLGTDRVPLVAIEPRITAAAFGLMWPDDLVEKAKQITVPIEFDMQWDNERIPREATLALFDAFASKEKTLHANAGKHMELPRFEADSAVRGP; this is encoded by the coding sequence GTGCAGTCCCTGCACTTCACCGCCGAGCCGTCGTCGAACGGCATGGTCGAGCGCGACTTCACCGTGGGCGACGTCCCCGGCATTCTCTGGTCGCCGGCCTCCGGCGCCGATCGCGCCCCACCGTGGCCCATCAGGACCAGGGGTGCGCACAAGAAGCATCTGGCGATGGTGGGCCGGGCGCACAGCCTCGTGACCGGCTGCGGCTTCCATGTCGCCGTCATCGGCGCGCACGACAAGCAGGAGATCGCCGAGCTGCGCAAGGCGCGGGCGGCCGGCGAGCTCGAAGGGCCGATCATCGTCCGTTACAACGCCCGGCTGGCGGAGTTCGCCGTGCCCGAGTGGCAGGCGACCCCGGACGCCCTTCAGGAACTTCCGGAGATCGGCGCCGATGGGCCGGTGGGCTACGTCGGCATCGACCTGGGCACCGATCGGGTGCCTCTGGTGGCGATCGAGCCCAGGATCACGGCCGCGGCCTTCGGCCTGATGTGGCCCGATGACCTGGTCGAGAAGGCGAAGCAGATCACCGTCCCGATCGAGTTCGACATGCAGTGGGACAACGAGCGCATCCCGCGTGAGGCCACCCTCGCACTGTTCGACGCCTTCGCTTCGAAGGAGAAGACGTTGCACGCCAACGCGGGCAAGCACATGGAACTGCCCAGGTTCGAGGCTGACAGCGCCGTCCGGGGGCCTTGA
- a CDS encoding SMI1/KNR4 family protein, whose product MRHFEGFDVAGFWDDSAHALEEYVEEGRPSLELIASLEDELGGYRLPGSYIALMNAHNGGTPARACFPVSEPTSWADDHIEITGIRGIGRARPQSLGGEFGSRFWIDMWEYPDIGVYFADTPSAGHDMLALDYRVCGRQGEPTVVHVDQEDDFAITLVAENFEDFITGLVDESVYDTSEQDRLAALAMVRDGSFSPILLRAFREVADVLPDADRRMRALGEAVVRDKGFFALHADTCSRLMYDYLFWLFTSFNRVGSFERYIRTPAQYERSYALPDYELMIIFGLVSEQYDFRTGGYAPGFLEEWWNSRVASGRIVETADGYRLTEAAITALLDELASVAGESE is encoded by the coding sequence GTGAGACATTTCGAGGGCTTCGACGTCGCCGGGTTCTGGGACGACTCGGCGCACGCGCTGGAGGAGTACGTGGAGGAGGGCCGGCCCTCGCTGGAGTTGATCGCGTCCTTGGAGGATGAGCTCGGCGGATACCGTCTGCCCGGCTCCTACATCGCCCTGATGAACGCGCACAACGGCGGCACTCCGGCCCGGGCCTGCTTCCCGGTGTCCGAGCCGACGTCCTGGGCCGACGACCACATCGAGATCACCGGCATCCGGGGCATCGGACGGGCCCGGCCGCAATCACTCGGCGGCGAGTTCGGCAGCCGGTTCTGGATCGACATGTGGGAGTACCCCGACATCGGTGTCTACTTCGCCGACACACCCTCGGCAGGCCACGACATGCTCGCCCTCGACTACCGCGTGTGCGGCAGGCAGGGTGAGCCGACCGTCGTCCACGTCGACCAGGAGGACGACTTCGCGATCACCTTGGTCGCCGAGAACTTCGAGGATTTCATCACGGGCCTGGTCGACGAGTCCGTCTACGACACCTCGGAGCAGGACCGGCTCGCCGCCCTGGCCATGGTGCGCGACGGCAGCTTCTCCCCCATCCTGCTACGTGCTTTCCGTGAGGTCGCGGACGTTCTGCCCGACGCGGACCGGCGGATGCGGGCGCTGGGCGAGGCCGTCGTCCGCGACAAGGGGTTCTTCGCCCTTCACGCCGACACGTGCTCCAGGTTGATGTACGACTACCTGTTCTGGCTATTCACCAGCTTCAACCGGGTCGGCTCCTTCGAGCGGTACATCAGAACGCCTGCGCAGTACGAGCGTTCCTATGCGCTGCCGGACTACGAACTCATGATCATTTTCGGTCTCGTGTCCGAGCAGTACGACTTCCGGACCGGCGGATACGCCCCCGGCTTCCTCGAAGAGTGGTGGAACTCCCGTGTCGCCTCGGGCCGCATCGTCGAGACCGCAGACGGCTATCGCTTGACCGAAGCCGCCATCACCGCGCTGCTCGACGAGCTCGCCTCAGTGGCGGGAGAGAGCGAGTAG
- a CDS encoding IS110 family transposase, producing MTSRVTEHTAGQHVFGGVDSHADTVHVAVISDNGGHLADVEFATTAAGYAAALAFLSAHGHVIAIGVEGTSSYGAGFTRTARSHGHRVIEVNRPDRAERRRTGKSDPIDAYAAARAALGGEDRLLAREPAHTREHGRSFLGQLVADRVRQDHHPGPGRRHPRGMLCHQRVVRTGGVGQAYVNGHTVIGSRA from the coding sequence ATGACATCAAGGGTCACGGAACACACTGCGGGCCAGCATGTGTTCGGCGGAGTCGATTCCCACGCCGACACGGTCCATGTCGCTGTCATCAGCGACAACGGCGGCCATCTCGCGGACGTCGAATTCGCCACCACCGCCGCCGGGTACGCGGCGGCCCTGGCTTTCCTGTCCGCACACGGCCATGTGATCGCGATCGGTGTGGAAGGCACCTCTTCCTACGGAGCCGGCTTCACCCGAACCGCCCGCTCCCACGGGCACCGGGTCATCGAGGTCAACCGCCCCGACAGGGCCGAACGCCGCCGCACCGGCAAGTCGGACCCGATCGACGCCTACGCCGCCGCCCGTGCCGCCCTGGGAGGCGAGGACCGCCTCCTCGCCCGCGAACCGGCGCACACGCGTGAACATGGCCGCAGCTTCCTCGGGCAGTTGGTCGCCGACCGTGTCCGCCAGGACCACCACCCCGGCCCCGGCCGCCGTCATCCGCGCGGCATGCTCTGCCACCAGCGCGTGGTCCGCACGGGAGGCGTCGGCCAGGCATACGTCAACGGCCACACTGTCATCGGTTCCCGGGCCTGA
- a CDS encoding GNAT family N-acetyltransferase, producing MRPDGWHLTEDIDDFLTRAGDFLRSRPALHNTPLTVIEGLRTRGAYGCGAGATVLGRLEAGGEVRAIFYRSPSHRLTLTPLSREQADTLAAHLAGLGHLLTGVLADQETATAFAETWQRHTDAAPLPSWRARLHRLGTLTPAEPRPAGRGRIAGEQDREQLIRLCGEFAATVGEVPAVDASSWAGSRFADRHFTFWETSDGTLVSMAAVTSVIAGMVRVDPVYTPAGFRGRGYAGALTAEVSRAALAAGATDVVLFADPANPTSSALYQRIGYVPVADFAAYDFSRNAPEAG from the coding sequence ATGCGCCCGGATGGCTGGCACCTCACCGAAGACATCGACGACTTCCTCACTCGAGCCGGAGACTTCCTGCGCTCGCGTCCCGCCCTGCACAACACGCCACTGACGGTGATCGAGGGACTGCGAACACGCGGGGCGTACGGATGCGGCGCCGGAGCCACCGTCCTCGGCCGACTGGAGGCTGGGGGTGAGGTCCGCGCCATTTTCTACCGCTCTCCGTCCCACCGCCTGACCCTCACCCCCCTCTCCCGAGAGCAGGCCGACACCCTCGCCGCTCACCTGGCCGGCCTCGGGCACCTCCTCACCGGCGTCCTCGCGGACCAGGAGACCGCCACCGCGTTCGCCGAGACATGGCAGCGGCACACAGACGCAGCGCCCTTGCCCAGTTGGCGGGCCCGTCTCCACCGTCTCGGCACGCTCACCCCAGCGGAGCCGCGCCCAGCGGGCCGGGGGCGCATCGCGGGCGAGCAGGACCGCGAACAACTCATCCGCTTGTGCGGTGAGTTCGCCGCCACGGTCGGGGAAGTCCCCGCCGTGGACGCCAGTTCCTGGGCCGGCTCGCGCTTCGCCGACAGACACTTCACGTTCTGGGAGACCTCCGACGGCACCCTCGTCTCCATGGCGGCCGTGACCTCGGTGATCGCCGGCATGGTCCGGGTGGACCCGGTCTACACCCCGGCCGGCTTCCGGGGCCGCGGCTACGCGGGCGCCCTGACAGCCGAGGTGAGCAGAGCCGCGCTGGCCGCGGGTGCGACAGACGTCGTACTGTTCGCGGACCCGGCCAACCCCACCAGCAGCGCTCTCTACCAGCGCATCGGATATGTTCCGGTTGCCGACTTCGCCGCGTACGACTTCTCCCGCAACGCGCCGGAAGCCGGTTGA